GATGCCTGATAGCTTCCATCTGGAGGAATTTTCCAATCTGGGTAGAtgtctgtgtattttttgtAAGAGATCCGTTTACCTTTAGTAGCACCACAGCTAAAACGCATGTCACTCACCACAGATGATGAGCATATGTCGGTGActagttttttagttttttccccgCGGTATCCATTCAGACCTTGTGGCTTATGCAAAGGAGCCGTATGCTCGGCATGTTTACCACCTCCGGACACACAGGCCACTCCACAGAAGGGACACTGTTTACCACATCCAATCACTTGTGTGAAAAGCTCATTCTGCGGCTTGACATCAAGATGTTTAAGTATACTCTGGATGTCTCCTTTTTTAAACTCTTGCTTTAGAGCTTCTTCCATTTTATTCACAAACTCTGTGAACCAGTGAGCAAACTGTTCCTGGTCTGCTTTGTTCAGGATCATGAAAGCACCAAGTTTATCCTGGGAAATGACCAGTGTATCACCAAGTTCCTGACAGAAGTtgttaatgaatgttttcaagtcagcacttgttttctttgtggtcTTGAGGATTGCAGCCTTTATGCTGCTGATACTTGAGTCAAGATGCTGATCCACTAGCTCAGACATCTTAGAATCTTTTGATaagtgtttcactgtttggtCGAGTATCCACTTCTTTACATAAACCTCATATGAGCCAATGTACCTTACGTACTCACTAACGCTGTGCTTTGAGAGCAAATCCAGTAAAATCTCATACTGGGAGTAGACTCTTGCATTGAACTGTGATTGTTTCCTCATTTCATGAATGATATCAGGACCCAGTTTACTGTAGACAAAGTTTTCCACTGCAGGCTTTAAACATTGTTTGGTGAATTCTTCTGCCTTCTTCTGGTTCTGGTCTCGTTGATTGAACACATCTTTGAAACTATCACAAAAcattcctttgtttttgttcagacaTAAGTGAGGGTCATTCTCCTTTAGGAAATCTTCGTGCATTTTCTGGAAGTGTCTGGCTGCAATGCCACAGATGTGTTGTTTTAGAGAAACTTCAAACTCAATGTCTACAGTTACATCCTCATGCTTTTGCAGCCTCTCATCAACTATGCGAAGGATCTCCTGGATGTAAGCATCAgagtagttttttgttttttttgcatctgcttcaggttctCCTGCTTTAACTTTTTCCTTCACATACTGATCGCATTCGTCTATGATGTTGTCAGCTATCTTCTGTAGCCTGATTGTGGGATCTTGAATGGGTAGCCAATCGCTCACCTCCTTTTGAAATTTTTTGGAAAAGCCTTTGGCTTTGTATCTGAAAGGCGTTATTCCACAATTTTGCAGTTCTGTTTTACTCAGCAATTCACATGCATGACTCCCTTTGGGTGAGAGATTTGTTCTTAAGTAGTGGGAGACACTGGTAAAGACATTTGTTGGCACTTGTTTGGGAAAAGACAGTTTCTTTACTGTTTCTTTCCACATCTTAACAAATTCTTGGTTCAGTTCTTCAtctcccatctgcatgtttttctttcgaCATTCATCGATCAGTGCACACACTGCTCTTTCAATTTCttttgtgtgattttctttgattttttgaacttctgtctgtccctgtttcATTTCAGCCGCTGCTGTGAGTTGACGATACACAGAGTTCTGCATCTCTCGTCGAAGAATCTTTGCACTGTTTGCAAATTCCTCTTTGTATCTTTCTACGAGATGGACAAGGCCGTCTTTTTGCTCGAAatagtttttaagttttttaagaAGTTCTTCCTCCAATTTCGTCAGCTTTGTGGAGACTTCATTTTTCAAACTCAATATGAGTTCAGTCATGTCAACTATTTCAGATTTGGAAGCAGGTGTTCCTAAATTTGAGATGGTTGTTTCAGCATTTGTTATCCACTTGTATATGGATTCTTTGAAGTCCCATTCCCAATTGTTGAATTCTGTGCATAGCTTCATGCATGCTTCAGCCACTATACTGTTTCtgaagctgaagatgaagtTTTCATGCTTCACTGCCTTCCACAGGCTTGACATCCACTCTTTAAACTTCAAGATATCATTAGCAGAGGACTCACAGTTTCCTAGTAtatgtgtgatgtttttcttgaacTGATATACTGCTTCACTGTACCCTGCATTGACTGGTGCCATTGGCGGGTTTCCATTCCAGAGTCCAGGAATGTACCAGCTCCCAGTTTCTGGATTGTACTCCATGACATCAGTGAAgcacttgttcttttctttcttctccattttGGCTGCCGCCTGTGTCATCTCGTTTAACTGATCCAAGAgcagtttcctctctctttgGGTGTTCTCATTGGCTGAAACATCTGACACATTCTGGTGAACAAACTGACATTTAGGCTTTTTGCCcacctctttcatcctgagaaACGCATGCACAACTATTTGTAGGATGTCCTTCATTTGTGTGGAATTCTCCATTGCAATATTGATAATGGTGATGTCACTCAGCCCCACAACAAGTGTTGCAAGCTCATTGTCGTGCTCATAGCTATCATCCAGTTGTGCAAGCTCTGCTGACCTTAAGCCCTCAGTGTCAATGATGACCATGAAGTCACAGTCAAGGTCTTTTTTGACATCTTCATTGATTCTGATGAGCAACATAAAAGCACCTCGAGTGCATCGGCCACTGCTGACTGCAAACTGCACTCCAAACATGGTGTTAAGAAGAGTGGACTTTCCTGTGCTCTGAACTCCAAGAACTGTGACGACCAGTATCTTGTTCTTTGGAGACACCAGTTCATTGAGCTGGGAGAGAACATCACTCACCCATGTGAGAGGTATGTTGGATGCATCTCCATCTACAAGCTCCAGGGGAAATCCATCAAGCAACAATCCTGCACAGATTTCGGGAAGATTCTGTAGTTGTTTACATGACAGATCTTGTTCTGGAAGGGAAACTGAAGATTCATAAATCTGACCCATTTCACGGAAAAAGTGTTCAATTCCCAGTGAGCTGTTGGAAAGCTCTTTATCAATGTCCTTGATGGCCTCTGTGTTCTCAGCatctttgcatttttctttgtaCTGCTTCCTGAGGCCAGACAGTTTTTCTCGAGACAGGTTATCAAGGGTCATTCGCATCCATTTCAGGAAATAACATCTCTCTATGCCTGGAATTGATATTGCACTGATGAAGCACGTCATGGCATCTGATATGTTTTTAGAGCTCCGtttcttccaaagattttctttctctttctgaagCTCTGCTTTGTACATTTCTATGTCTTCAGATCCAAGACTTTTCAGTCGAAATTCTTCCTTCTCTAAAATTGTCAATTCCTTCCATATTTCGCCATGCAAGGGAAGCTGAGTGGCTTTGTAGTcaaggatttttttaatttttgatgTTATGGCGTCTGCGTTTTCCCTGGCAGTCTGACACTCTGAACATTCTTCATCAACCAAGATTCCCAATTCATGGGCAATGTCAGCCATCTTCTCAATGCACATCTTGTTCTTTGTGTTCTCAATAACATTGTTGACTTTCTTCCGCAAATCTTGGACAAAGTATGCATAATTGTTCCGCTTGGTCTTTGTAATGATGTTTGCTGTTAATCCCAACTCTGTTGCTACTGTTTTGAGAGCATCCATACTAAAGCACTTGCTTTGTTGGTTACCGACCAAAAACATCTGTGCCTTGTGGTGGAGGTTGGTTAGCAGCTTGCACTCAGGGTCCAAATTgtcaaagaacacaaacactgctgcagatgtctgacacaagaaagaaaactgagTTTCAAATGAGGCAATGTCCCCACGAAGGTTAGCTACAGCTAATGGCTCACTGAaaatatcaatgttttttttgccagaGGGAAGGTACCAAGTTATTTCAGTCAGTCCATTGGATATATTTCTTGGGGAGTCACCACACTTCATAtcatgatgaataaaaaaatcattgcTCAAAAGCTCATTGAGAATCTTTGACTTGGACATGGAACATTCCCCCAATCTCACAAAAGATATCATTGGAATTTCAGAGAGAACAATTCTTTCTTCAGTAAAACCCTTGGATTGTACAAGTGACTGAGGTCTGTAGGTTTTAACAATGTCTCTCATGGCCCAAAGCATGAGTTTGCACTGATCTGTGTCACAATCTGGAAGCAGGAGAGGCACAGAAAACTGACACATGGACATTTTGAGGGCCATTTCCTGTTGCACAAACCCATCAGAACACAGGAAGAGAGCAGTGATTACGTCAAGGGGGTTTACCTTGTCACCTGAGTCTTTAATGTCGCTTAGATTACTGAAGTCAAATTCAGTCGTTTCGGTTGCTCCGTCTTTGGATGATTCACATTCTGATTGTAAATTTCTCGCTGTCACATTAACCATCATCAGTTTCTTTAAGAAATACCATGGAAGATCTGAGTGGCACTTGGCAGGTTCATCAGTGATGGCCTTCAGGTCAATCTGAAGTATTTCGCTCAGTGTTAGCTTCTTTGTGTAGTGCTGCTTCAAGCCCAGATCCTCCAACAAGGTCTgcagttgtgtctctgtgggcaTGAAAACAATGATTATTAATAAGGCATACATCTGCCAAGATTAAAGGTCTGGCTCAGCATGTTAaagaatggtaaatggttttgtatttatataaagcttttgtagtcttgatgaccactcaaatcgatttacagtacagcttttacattcacacacacattcatacagtgcatctattcgcagcactttgttattctatggggtgcaattcagggttcagcatattgcccaaggacacttcggcatgcagatgagtcagactgggaatcgaactgccgaccttctggttggaggacaaccactctacccctcagccacagcctcccAAAGAGAGAGTCAAAACCTCCCCCTGATGCCGTATACCTGCAATTtaatgggttcctccctgatCCCTGTCCCATTCTTCCACTAAGTCTCCTGGCATGATGACCAGTAGTGTTTGTGAATTGGTGCTaagtaacagacaaacaaactagaTGTCTTTCAGAATGGAGCTCAAACTCCCACTAAGGCCCAATGATTCCCCTTAAATTTCAAGCTAAAATGAATTTCACACACTTAAAGACATCGGTTCTCTTATTCTGTCGGATCTTTTCTATCAAGATACGTTGATTATATCCTGGGAAAACAGCATCCTCCCAGTAGTTTCAGTTTTGTGGTAATTTATGCagtattttttgtgtaatcctgcaaactaataaagaaacaaacaaagaaacacagatgaaaacataccATTCATGGCGAAGATAAATAGGTTAcaccaggggtcttcaacgtttttcaggccaaggaccacCAAACTGggcaagagatggagcagggaccccctactatatatatatatatatgtacagtataaaattgtgttttatattaaactgggcctagtgccttgTAAAAACTTAGCTATCCTGTTATTGTGCAATCAATACTAAgcttatcaaatattaaaagggttaatttattcatatttttaatttaaacatgtgcaaggtacagggtggccatgccactgccatttataaacaaacatcttgcatacaacacggagctattaaagtaattcacagattcatgtttttattttaaacatgcatgtagaagagacagtgtatcctcaagccatctgtggatggcacacgcccacattagtgagatgtccgACCCTGATGAGTAGCACACGACTTATCtaatcttggacggatggaggttgtcaggcagagggtcatatcagcctcataatatgttggatgcatgtaaatgtgtatttaaagacatttaaatttgtggggaaaaaattggttagaaaataaatttaaaaaaaaataaaaaaaaattatacaaaattgaaaaaattgtctaatcaaccaaagatTTTGCgacccccccctgcagtacctccgcggaccccctcgGGGTCGTGGAttcccctgttgaagacctctgggTTAAACcatataatataaacaaacaaacatatatttagGCCATATGGCTAGATGCTGTTTGATCATAATCATATAAGTGTCCCCTGTAGCCaggtctcttttttttcactgtgcGTTTATGTGTGAATAAGATTCTAAAATGCTCAAATCTGCAATTGCTGGTCACATTCATTATTAAATCTGACCTCTAATTTCACACTCTCTAACTTGACTACTCATAAATAGCAGCTGAATTATGCAGTTGGTCTTTTTTTGAGAAGGTAACGACTTTGTCATTGTAGCAGTGGACTGTAAAATGAATTACTCCAATCGCAGACTAGAGTAATTACGTCATATTTGACTCTCTAATAAAACTGTCTgaataataaacatttcaaaactagaatgtcacttCGTAGAGTGCATTTGCTTgaaaaggcccaacagtctccttgaAACCCTGAAGCCAATTGGAATCCTCCTCGCATAAAGGAGCAGATActggtcctgctgctgggttgatgCCGTTGTACAGCCCTGTCAAACTCTCCTCGAGCAATATACTCATAAATGTAATACAAAAATATCTCCTGATGACAAGGCCTTGCCTCACGTATAGAAGACACCAACAAGGTGTTAAGAGAGCTTTCagtgataagagccgacgcaGGTGTTGATGTGATGCAAAGAAAAACTATAgatctccacagcagagtttatgttgcatcctgcctctgcctgctgcaccacccttCAGCTGAacgctccagagatttctgtgaTGTTGTAAACGTGTCAaagcagaggatctcctgctacCTTGTTCATGCGTTAAAGGCAAACTCCGGAGGAAGTGTGGACCCAACTCTTCAGAAGTCCTCAATAGTTCATGTCTATTTTTACTTATCTGGCAGGGCATCGTATTACTAAGATCAGAAACATGCAAAATACCAATGACCTGATTTGGTGATGGGCTCTCTTGCCACTGGATGGCGATAATATGCAACTAATGAAtgcaaaaagtgtttttgtgagAAGTTGACTTTCATTGACCTTTGGTGCATTCATGTAAACctaaagtttcagtgtgtaagCTTtaatgacatctagtggtgaagttccATGCTgtagctgaatacccctcacctcactttccaaacataaaagagaacctgtggtagcttccgttgttttaaaaactctaaaacagtgtttagtttgtccagtctggggtactgtaaaaacatggtagcctccgtagagaggagccgctcctcatgtaaatataaagtatttaaatataaatggccAATTGGTGAAGCATCTCATTGAATGAATTTCTTGTTTTGAGATGAAGTTCTTCACAATTGGTATTGCAACTACTATTTTCTTTCACTTACGTGTATTGGCAGATGTTCCAAGTGTGTCACTGCAGGGATCTGAAACAGTCCTCGTGCCTGAACAGAgaggtgtttcttcttctggtggagaaacatctgtcataagagaagagaaagaaataccTCTCAGTACCTCCAGATCACACCCTGTTCTTCTGTTCACTGGACTGGCACACTTACAGTTAGACTGTGTTGTTGAGGGATCTTTCTCCTCACTGTGAGGCTCAGTGAACGTATCGTTGGCGTCAATGTacttgataattaaaaaaaacaaaaagcagttgAAAGTGTAATTAATCGACTAATAATCCCGTTCACCTTTGCTAAAGGGGAAATTGTAACTATAAAAAGAAACTCTTTACCTCTTCCTCCCCTGAGCTATCCATTCTGGGTCCAGTGTCAGTCGTGTCTCACTCAGTCCAGATTATTAAATCTGCTTCTCTCTTAAAGTAATCAGAAACAAGTTGCATGTTTAGTTAAAGGCAAAGTAAAGTCAAAGAGCAAAACTCTGAGCAGAGTGCTTTATGGGTAGAAGCCCTGAAACATGATGGATAAATTAATCCAGTTTATCACAATACAACAAATTATCAAACTATTATCAgagtaaatgtattttacattgtatttaaatTGTTGAATTGATTGAAGTAGTGATGTATAGCAGACCTGATACTGCTATAGTTGGTTGGAGGTGAAGTTAATTTCATTGAAAAGGTTAATCCTTAAAATCTATTACAATCATAATATTTTATAAGCCAATCATGGTTTGAATGTCAAATCTACAACAGGAAAATAATAGCGTcagatgtcctgcacatgaagTTGAGTAAAGAGTCCAGCTTTTACTGCCAAATATAAGGAACTTAATGGAAGTCATTATTCTTTGGTTCTTTTTTCTACCTTGAATGTacttatttatctgtttatttattattattatctaacCATCaggatacaaaataaaacaaatatatcacaacaacagcaaaacaaaaccccAACAACAGctacacattaaaaacatgcagaaacaggaagaagactaaaacatttatcaaaataataCCATATCACATAGCTTTGAATCTCCAAGGGAAATCTGGGACTTAGGTTTGAGGGCAGTTTGTTGCTGTCAACTCAATTTCAAGTGGAACCAGTTCTGCCAACATGGGTGTATACATGAGGGACATGCAGTTACTCCAGTTCCACAAGTTAATAGATCACATAATGTAGACAACAGATTTAtaatgagagaaaaagagatgtgAGTTGTTAGTGATGTACACAAAGAGATGTTAGTTTGGAAGCTTCAACATTAGAGCTTCAGAAACGAATAACACAATACATCTATCTGGAACGAGTACGATATTTGTTGTCCATGCACAGGAGTTAGGTGCTTGAGTTTTGAGAGCGAAGCAAGGGAATTCAGAATGTCTCCATAGTTAAGGGATTAATAAAGGTTGACTGCACTGAAGTTTGACCGTTCGTAAGAGACACCCTTTAATCGGTGCTGTAATATTGTAGGACGATAATAACATCCACTTAACTTGTTAAACAGATACACATTTCCTGCTTGAAGACTCACATTGCCACATGCCAAGTTTGTATCGGCAGTATCAGGACACAATGCTTGTCTCTTGTTCAAATAATAATGGTTGTTCTCTGacaaaataactaataaaacatTCTAGGAACTCACCTTTGTAGAGATCAGTCTTTCATCCAGGATTCGTAGTTGTCCTGTTGCTGTAGATACAACATCACACCTCGCTGCATATGCCAATACAGACCTGTGCTAGCACACCCTCCTTTTATTTGTTGATCAAAACACTTTCACTTTAGGTTTGATCATGTGATTTCCCAGAATAAGACAAAGAGAAGTTTCCAGGAAATAACAAATTTGTTAGTTGATAAATCCTTCTCTGGCTTAGACTGTTCCCTGTGTTGCAGAATTAATTTGTGAGGAAATCAATGTAGACGAAGCAGGAATCACACATTGTTATACAAAAATATTCACtatgaaatgacaaaaatactCGTTACAATACTACACTAAAACTGAGTTTACAGCTCAACACTTGAAGTCATGACgtctataaatatatttgaaaaggttAACTCCCAAAGTCATAAGAACTTtttaactgacacacacatttgttaaaGATGTAAGATAAAAAAGGATTCAATTTACTTGAACTCATACTGCAGGATTTCCACAGCATCTTAAAAAGTCTAAAATCTTTTGAATTTTAGGCCTTAATGAGTCTTAAATATGTCTTGAATACATTTAGGAAGGTCTAAATTATAATAATGCTCATTTAACACTACTTCCCTTGAACTTTAAATTATCTTtttgaagaaatgtttttttagcgGCCTGGTTATTTTGTAAAAAGGAATCTGTAATTTATCTACAAAACAATGCCAGAGTGGAGCTGATAACtactgtgatggaaatctgaaaaaaCAGAGGCTGGACACCAAATtgttctttgtgtattttaataagggttttctgcagaaaggatcaacacagagagttACAGGGATCTCAGAGTGTTGATGgaaaaacagtcaaatgcaaggatcTTATACAGGAGAACTAAGGCTGATTGTCTGacccagttcagactggttctgtagggGCAGTTGGAGACAGGAATTAAGACACAGCAATAAATGATTTGCATACGTGTCCTTTGAAGATAAAGCATTCTATTTTCCGCTGTGATTTCGACCTGTGAAACTTTCCTTCATTCAAACTCATGCTGTCCCATATTATTAGATCTGTGGTTTTCAGAAATGTTCCGCCCCCAGGCACACATAAGGTCAAACCAGAATAGCGAGGCACACCTGTAATCTGAGTCATGCGAAACCCATGTTATTTCCTAACATGAACTTTATGTGAAGGAACTATAGTGACACGGCACTAAGTCTGATACAGTATGAAGAAAATGCTTGCTGTCACTCCCtctgccatctctctctctatcttatCCACTGTCTTTGTGGCTGCAGTCGCCACGGTGACGGCTGCCTCTTGCTCTTCTTCCTTATTTACAGAGgcttgtctctctccctccctctctctctctctctctctctctctctctctctctctctctccctctctctctccctctctgtctccctgtctctctgtctcggctgacagagacagaataaACAAGGAAGTGATAAACGTGCT
This sequence is a window from Platichthys flesus chromosome 24, fPlaFle2.1, whole genome shotgun sequence. Protein-coding genes within it:
- the LOC133950277 gene encoding up-regulator of cell proliferation-like, translated to MDSSGEEEYIDANDTFTEPHSEEKDPSTTQSNSPPEEETPLCSGTRTVSDPCSDTLGTSANTQTQLQTLLEDLGLKQHYTKKLTLSEILQIDLKAITDEPAKCHSDLPWYFLKKLMMVNVTARNLQSECESSKDGATETTEFDFSNLSDIKDSGDKVNPLDVITALFLCSDGFVQQEMALKMSMCQFSVPLLLPDCDTDQCKLMLWAMRDIVKTYRPQSLVQSKGFTEERIVLSEIPMISFVRLGECSMSKSKILNELLSNDFFIHHDMKCGDSPRNISNGLTEITWYLPSGKKNIDIFSEPLAVANLRGDIASFETQFSFLCQTSAAVFVFFDNLDPECKLLTNLHHKAQMFLVGNQQSKCFSMDALKTVATELGLTANIITKTKRNNYAYFVQDLRKKVNNVIENTKNKMCIEKMADIAHELGILVDEECSECQTARENADAITSKIKKILDYKATQLPLHGEIWKELTILEKEEFRLKSLGSEDIEMYKAELQKEKENLWKKRSSKNISDAMTCFISAISIPGIERCYFLKWMRMTLDNLSREKLSGLRKQYKEKCKDAENTEAIKDIDKELSNSSLGIEHFFREMGQIYESSVSLPEQDLSCKQLQNLPEICAGLLLDGFPLELVDGDASNIPLTWVSDVLSQLNELVSPKNKILVVTVLGVQSTGKSTLLNTMFGVQFAVSSGRCTRGAFMLLIRINEDVKKDLDCDFMVIIDTEGLRSAELAQLDDSYEHDNELATLVVGLSDITIINIAMENSTQMKDILQIVVHAFLRMKEVGKKPKCQFVHQNVSDVSANENTQRERKLLLDQLNEMTQAAAKMEKKEKNKCFTDVMEYNPETGSWYIPGLWNGNPPMAPVNAGYSEAVYQFKKNITHILGNCESSANDILKFKEWMSSLWKAVKHENFIFSFRNSIVAEACMKLCTEFNNWEWDFKESIYKWITNAETTISNLGTPASKSEIVDMTELILSLKNEVSTKLTKLEEELLKKLKNYFEQKDGLVHLVERYKEEFANSAKILRREMQNSVYRQLTAAAEMKQGQTEVQKIKENHTKEIERAVCALIDECRKKNMQMGDEELNQEFVKMWKETVKKLSFPKQVPTNVFTSVSHYLRTNLSPKGSHACELLSKTELQNCGITPFRYKAKGFSKKFQKEVSDWLPIQDPTIRLQKIADNIIDECDQYVKEKVKAGEPEADAKKTKNYSDAYIQEILRIVDERLQKHEDVTVDIEFEVSLKQHICGIAARHFQKMHEDFLKENDPHLCLNKNKGMFCDSFKDVFNQRDQNQKKAEEFTKQCLKPAVENFVYSKLGPDIIHEMRKQSQFNARVYSQYEILLDLLSKHSVSEYVRYIGSYEVYVKKWILDQTVKHLSKDSKMSELVDQHLDSSISSIKAAILKTTKKTSADLKTFINNFCQELGDTLVISQDKLGAFMILNKADQEQFAHWFTEFVNKMEEALKQEFKKGDIQSILKHLDVKPQNELFTQVIGCGKQCPFCGVACVSGGGKHAEHTAPLHKPQGLNGYRGEKTKKLVTDICSSSVVSDMRFSCGATKGKRISYKKYTDIYPDWKIPPDGSYQASDYWKYVMAKFNEEFAKEHGAKPADIPPTWRNITRLQAEQSLKGSFNIS